Proteins found in one Aneurinibacillus uraniidurans genomic segment:
- a CDS encoding 5-carboxymethyl-2-hydroxymuconate Delta-isomerase has protein sequence MPHIIVEYTDNVKAEGDISGLLQKINDVLIGRAPLFPIGGIRSRAIELQDYCVADGTADDAFVHVTLKIGAGRSEADKKAVCDELFATVKDHFAELFATRYLALSMELVEFSEAGTYKHNNIHVRYKK, from the coding sequence ATGCCGCATATTATTGTCGAATATACGGATAACGTAAAGGCAGAAGGGGACATTTCCGGACTTCTCCAAAAAATCAACGATGTTTTGATCGGGCGTGCGCCGCTATTTCCGATTGGGGGCATTCGTTCGCGGGCGATTGAATTGCAGGATTACTGCGTGGCGGACGGAACAGCGGACGATGCGTTCGTCCATGTGACGCTAAAAATTGGGGCAGGGCGGTCTGAAGCAGATAAGAAGGCTGTATGTGATGAACTGTTTGCGACGGTAAAAGATCATTTTGCCGAGCTGTTTGCGACACGTTATCTGGCGCTGTCTATGGAATTAGTAGAATTCAGTGAAGCGGGGACATATAAGCATAACAATATTCATGTGCGTTACAAGAAATAG
- a CDS encoding PIG-L deacetylase family protein: MGGNVLVIAAHPDDELLGTGGTIKKLMNHGCKVTTVIVANGREEEKDHIRPFMVKANKQVGVEETIFLEYPNLLLETLPLHVINKEIEVLLNKYEPSMIFTHHYGDLNRDHQILFQAVLTAARPLPGKQPVEILCFETVSSSEWTQHTNDKAFKPNYFVDITDTIDEKLKALQYYDMEMRPFPHPRSYKGVKYLAHVRGMTVGVKYAEAFEIIRRVWK; the protein is encoded by the coding sequence ATGGGTGGAAATGTGTTAGTCATTGCTGCGCATCCCGATGATGAACTCCTCGGCACCGGTGGAACGATAAAGAAACTAATGAATCACGGATGTAAAGTCACCACCGTTATTGTCGCAAACGGACGTGAGGAAGAGAAAGATCATATTCGGCCGTTTATGGTAAAAGCAAACAAACAGGTAGGAGTAGAAGAGACTATTTTTTTGGAATATCCCAATCTATTATTGGAAACCCTTCCGCTGCATGTCATCAATAAAGAGATTGAAGTCTTACTGAACAAATACGAACCCTCTATGATTTTTACGCATCATTATGGTGACCTTAATCGTGACCATCAAATTCTCTTTCAAGCCGTTCTAACGGCAGCCCGTCCCCTACCTGGCAAACAACCCGTTGAAATTCTTTGCTTCGAAACGGTTTCTTCTAGCGAATGGACCCAGCATACGAATGATAAAGCATTTAAACCGAATTATTTTGTGGACATTACAGACACCATAGACGAAAAACTGAAGGCTCTTCAGTATTATGATATGGAGATGAGACCGTTTCCTCATCCACGTTCTTATAAAGGGGTAAAATATTTAGCTCATGTACGAGGAATGACGGTAGGAGTTAAGTATGCAGAAGCATTTGAAATCATAAGGAGGGTATGGAAATGA
- a CDS encoding trimeric intracellular cation channel family protein → MEWDFFNSMAIIAFAFSGAIVALQEKYDIFGVYVLGLAASFGGGYIRCVLMGLPVKPIWEQGSLLYIALVAITIIYMLPKKWLDSWNRWNDFFDAVGLSAFAIQGAIFALSFHLPLGAVILSSIVTGIGGGMLRDVLARRKPMILQQEIYAVWAILVGVVIGLRWVDPNNVVELYSLFVVVTILRMLSIVYKWHLRLRELPN, encoded by the coding sequence ATGGAATGGGACTTTTTTAATAGTATGGCGATTATCGCTTTTGCTTTTAGTGGCGCAATTGTTGCCCTCCAGGAAAAATATGATATATTCGGCGTATACGTTCTCGGTTTGGCCGCATCATTTGGAGGCGGCTATATTCGCTGTGTATTAATGGGTCTACCTGTTAAACCAATCTGGGAGCAAGGCTCACTGCTTTACATTGCGTTAGTGGCTATTACGATCATTTATATGCTGCCGAAAAAATGGTTGGATTCCTGGAATCGCTGGAATGACTTTTTTGATGCCGTCGGACTATCGGCATTTGCGATACAAGGAGCGATTTTTGCGCTTAGCTTCCATTTGCCGCTTGGGGCCGTTATTCTGTCTTCGATTGTAACCGGCATCGGCGGGGGAATGCTGCGCGATGTACTGGCCCGCCGAAAACCGATGATTCTCCAACAGGAGATTTATGCCGTATGGGCCATTCTAGTCGGGGTCGTGATTGGCTTACGGTGGGTAGATCCAAACAATGTAGTCGAATTGTATTCGTTGTTCGTAGTTGTAACGATACTGCGTATGCTTTCTATTGTATACAAATGGCATTTACGATTACGCGAGCTGCCGAACTAG
- a CDS encoding C40 family peptidase, with the protein MKRKLLLGIFLALLCFPETSFAVPYDQYTSTGKDTFWSLAQRAGVRASDLQAINPLVDPKNIWKGLMINLPNGHKPMPGLIPASEVSRRTYTVQSQDTFWTIAKKFGISFSYLIQANPQVKDKHNIEPGLVITIPTVPPSISPTANWETKADYVIGLSKDQFDVPYVWGDTTPWVGLDCSSLVQYVFGKIGVKLPRTSNWQFQYGTPVAKDQLRKGDLVFFKEHGSSIITHVGIYMGNDQMINADTGPKNGVQIEYIFGDEYYNACYAGARRYIK; encoded by the coding sequence ATGAAGCGAAAACTTTTGCTCGGGATTTTTTTAGCACTTTTATGTTTTCCAGAAACAAGTTTTGCGGTTCCGTATGATCAATACACATCGACGGGAAAGGATACATTTTGGTCGCTTGCACAGCGGGCAGGAGTACGTGCGTCTGACTTACAAGCGATCAATCCACTCGTTGATCCGAAAAACATTTGGAAGGGATTGATGATTAATCTTCCAAACGGGCATAAACCAATGCCTGGATTAATTCCTGCGAGTGAAGTATCGAGGAGAACGTATACAGTTCAGAGCCAGGATACGTTTTGGACGATTGCCAAGAAATTTGGCATCAGCTTTTCGTACTTGATACAGGCAAACCCGCAAGTCAAAGATAAGCATAACATTGAGCCGGGATTGGTCATTACTATCCCAACCGTTCCCCCGTCCATTTCACCTACTGCTAATTGGGAAACAAAAGCGGATTACGTCATCGGGCTGTCAAAAGACCAGTTCGATGTCCCGTATGTGTGGGGAGACACCACCCCGTGGGTGGGGTTGGACTGTTCGAGCTTGGTGCAATACGTATTCGGTAAAATCGGAGTTAAACTTCCCCGTACTTCAAATTGGCAATTTCAATATGGAACTCCTGTAGCGAAAGATCAATTGCGCAAAGGTGATCTCGTATTTTTTAAGGAACACGGTTCTTCTATCATTACACATGTTGGCATCTATATGGGAAATGATCAAATGATTAATGCGGATACAGGCCCGAAAAACGGTGTGCAAATTGAGTACATCTTTGGGGATGAGTATTATAATGCCTGTTATGCAGGAGCAAGGCGCTATATTAAATAA
- a CDS encoding fumarylacetoacetate hydrolase family protein, which yields MKRARVAYMGAIHSAVEIEGNVKLEDGRVVAEEEVIWLPPIEPRTVFALGLNYADHAAELAFTAPTEPLVFLKGPNTFIGHRGQTRRPADVTYMHYECELGVVIGRPARNVKKEDAYDYVAGYTVANDYAIRDYLENYYRPNLRVKNRDTCTPIGPWLVDAADVADPMNLTLRTYVNGKVVQEGNTADMIFSIPVLIEYLSSFMTLSPGDIILTGTPKGSVDTKVGDEVVTEVEGIGRLCNTIVGDETFTCT from the coding sequence ATGAAACGAGCACGTGTAGCCTATATGGGAGCCATTCATAGCGCAGTCGAAATAGAAGGGAACGTGAAGCTGGAAGATGGACGTGTTGTGGCCGAAGAAGAGGTGATCTGGCTGCCGCCGATTGAGCCGCGCACCGTGTTTGCCCTCGGCCTAAACTATGCGGATCATGCGGCGGAGCTGGCGTTTACGGCACCGACCGAACCGCTTGTGTTTCTCAAAGGGCCAAATACGTTTATTGGTCATCGCGGACAAACGCGCCGTCCCGCAGATGTGACATACATGCATTATGAATGTGAACTTGGTGTCGTGATTGGGCGTCCGGCACGCAACGTAAAGAAGGAAGACGCATATGACTATGTTGCTGGCTATACGGTTGCGAATGATTATGCGATCCGTGACTATTTAGAGAACTATTATCGCCCGAATTTGCGAGTTAAAAATCGGGATACGTGTACACCGATTGGGCCGTGGTTAGTGGATGCTGCGGACGTAGCCGATCCGATGAATCTAACACTGCGCACGTATGTAAATGGCAAGGTTGTGCAAGAAGGAAATACAGCTGACATGATTTTCAGCATCCCTGTGTTGATTGAATACTTGAGTAGTTTTATGACGTTAAGTCCAGGGGATATCATTTTGACCGGTACGCCAAAGGGCTCGGTTGACACAAAAGTGGGGGATGAAGTCGTAACGGAAGTCGAGGGAATTGGACGCTTGTGCAATACGATTGTCGGAGATGAGACATTTACGTGTACATAG